One segment of Micromonospora parathelypteridis DNA contains the following:
- a CDS encoding DUF4394 domain-containing protein yields MPLIKEVPLMHRTLRRGLLIATTMTVAIVGITSTPVTAAAQPTQSTAANILPRGLPSLTNGTCSLLWDLLNAGSRNGLVAIGLTANQQLIKFAASRPALACTIGPVDLPGSEALIGIDFRIQDGLLYGVGSSGGIYTLNTRTAAATKISQLTAALNGASFGVDFNPAADRLRIISDTGQNLRHNVNPGGTTIVDGPLIYPPSTAAVGVTGAAYTNNDLNPATATTLFDIDTTLDQVALQSPANSGQLVATGALGVNANPQAGFDIHSPLRGDRAVANNAYAVLNSLAGSRLYRIDLLTGEAETTGNFMNHVVLDLALLLRQ; encoded by the coding sequence GTGCCTCTGATCAAGGAAGTGCCTCTCATGCACCGTACGCTTCGCCGAGGGCTGCTCATTGCCACCACGATGACGGTCGCCATCGTCGGGATCACCTCGACGCCAGTCACCGCCGCCGCCCAACCAACCCAGAGCACGGCAGCAAACATCTTGCCTCGCGGCCTACCGTCGCTGACCAACGGGACCTGCTCTCTTCTGTGGGACCTGCTGAACGCCGGCAGCCGCAACGGGCTCGTCGCCATCGGCCTCACCGCCAATCAACAACTGATCAAGTTCGCCGCCAGCCGCCCCGCCCTGGCCTGCACCATCGGCCCCGTCGACCTGCCCGGTAGCGAAGCTCTCATCGGCATCGACTTCCGCATTCAAGACGGACTGCTCTACGGCGTCGGCAGCAGCGGCGGCATCTACACGCTGAACACGCGCACCGCCGCCGCCACGAAAATCAGCCAACTGACCGCCGCCCTGAACGGCGCCTCGTTCGGCGTCGACTTCAACCCAGCCGCCGACCGACTCCGGATCATCAGCGACACCGGCCAGAACCTGCGCCACAACGTCAACCCGGGCGGCACGACCATCGTCGACGGTCCCCTTATCTATCCGCCCAGCACCGCAGCCGTCGGTGTCACCGGCGCGGCCTACACCAACAACGACCTCAACCCCGCCACCGCCACCACCCTGTTCGACATCGACACCACCCTCGACCAGGTCGCGCTGCAATCCCCCGCCAACTCCGGGCAACTGGTCGCCACCGGCGCGCTCGGAGTCAACGCGAACCCGCAAGCAGGCTTCGACATCCACAGCCCTCTGCGCGGAGACCGCGCCGTGGCCAACAACGCCTATGCCGTCCTCAACAGCCTTGCCGGCTCCCGGCTGTACAGGATTGACCTACTCACGGGCGAAGCCGAGACCACCGGCAACTTCATGAATCATGTGGTGCTCGACCTCGCCCTGCTCCTACGGCAGTAG
- a CDS encoding DUF4127 family protein: MRRRTLLATGVAGLTTVAIGRPALAGPAKRQLTVALVPLDDRPVNTYAPQMTAASAGAQVQLPPRDLLGRFFTPGDGAAIARWLGTTDHVDGYVISVSMLAYGGLIASRTAAPTLAAALENLASIRSLRSTRPGAVIEVHDTIQRLAITSTGTELDTYRDLLVTWAKLYDQVVNLGQEELRAQLDATRARIPDQVVEDYLAARARNHQVNRLMVEWVADGTISHLVLSEDDTAPVGLARAERVELEALVAQLGVGDRVEIFPGADEVDALLVARVIAARTEPTYRVEYAGVSGEDWTAQLEGIPFAENIRRHVATVGGRVVNGDADIVLAVNTPSSAPGQRAADLDAFVGRIGKLLAAGTPVIVVDPLIVNKADHELVARMENRLDLAALLSYSGWNTGGNALGLALGHGTARWVYLRSSGSGFGVPDLRGPGQAHAEYLLYRFVKDDPWKNIVQVEAYAHARAQGWDPLALTPEQKIYFDGWVSERLVPLTERYFADHFAGHRIVLGRRGAKTFTATLARFESARVELPWDRLFEVVLEPRLRLS; encoded by the coding sequence ATGAGAAGGCGTACCCTCCTGGCCACCGGCGTGGCCGGGCTGACCACCGTGGCCATCGGCCGACCCGCACTCGCCGGGCCCGCCAAGCGGCAGCTGACCGTGGCACTGGTCCCGTTGGACGACCGGCCGGTCAACACCTACGCCCCACAGATGACCGCGGCGAGCGCCGGCGCCCAGGTGCAGCTGCCGCCGCGGGACCTGCTGGGCCGCTTCTTCACCCCCGGCGACGGGGCCGCCATCGCCCGCTGGCTCGGCACCACCGACCACGTCGACGGGTACGTGATCTCGGTCAGCATGCTCGCCTACGGTGGCCTGATCGCCTCCCGCACCGCCGCGCCGACCCTGGCGGCGGCCCTGGAGAACCTGGCCTCGATCCGAAGCCTGCGCTCGACCCGGCCGGGTGCGGTGATCGAGGTGCACGACACCATCCAGCGCCTCGCCATCACCAGCACGGGCACCGAACTGGACACGTACCGCGACCTGCTGGTCACCTGGGCGAAGCTCTACGACCAGGTGGTGAACCTCGGGCAGGAGGAGCTACGGGCCCAGCTCGACGCCACCCGGGCGCGGATCCCCGACCAGGTCGTCGAGGACTATCTCGCCGCGCGGGCCCGCAACCACCAGGTCAACCGGCTGATGGTCGAGTGGGTCGCCGACGGCACCATCAGCCACCTCGTGCTCTCCGAGGACGACACCGCGCCGGTCGGCCTGGCCCGAGCCGAGCGGGTGGAGTTGGAGGCGCTGGTCGCCCAACTCGGCGTCGGCGACCGGGTGGAAATCTTCCCCGGCGCCGACGAGGTCGACGCGTTGCTGGTCGCGCGGGTGATCGCGGCCCGTACGGAACCCACCTACCGCGTGGAGTACGCCGGCGTCTCCGGCGAGGACTGGACCGCCCAACTGGAGGGCATCCCGTTCGCGGAGAACATCCGCCGGCACGTGGCCACTGTGGGGGGCCGGGTCGTCAACGGCGACGCGGACATCGTTCTCGCCGTGAACACCCCCTCATCGGCACCCGGGCAGCGGGCCGCCGACCTGGACGCCTTCGTCGGGCGGATCGGCAAGCTGCTGGCCGCCGGCACCCCGGTCATCGTGGTGGACCCGCTCATCGTCAACAAGGCGGACCACGAACTGGTCGCCCGGATGGAGAACCGCCTCGATCTCGCGGCACTGCTGTCGTACTCCGGGTGGAACACCGGCGGCAACGCACTCGGTCTGGCGCTCGGCCACGGCACCGCCCGGTGGGTGTACCTCCGCTCCTCCGGTAGCGGGTTCGGCGTGCCCGACCTGCGCGGGCCCGGCCAGGCGCACGCCGAGTACCTGCTCTACCGGTTCGTCAAGGACGACCCGTGGAAGAACATCGTGCAGGTCGAGGCGTACGCGCACGCGCGGGCGCAGGGCTGGGACCCGCTCGCTCTCACCCCCGAGCAGAAGATCTACTTCGACGGCTGGGTGAGCGAACGGCTGGTGCCGCTGACCGAGCGGTACTTCGCCGACCACTTCGCGGGGCACCGCATCGTGCTGGGACGGCGCGGCGCGAAGACGTTCACGGCGACCCTGGCCCGCTTCGAGTCGGCGCGTGTCGAGCTGCCGTGGGACCGGCTCTTCGAGGTGGTCCTCGAACCTCGGCTGCGACTGTCCTGA
- a CDS encoding anti-sigma factor codes for MNADVHTLVGAYVLDAVDDLERVAFERHLAECEPCRVEVAELRETVTRLADDTVVEATPPGLRERTLAQAARTPQLRVSVPGASDRRQAGRWRRLTVAAAAAVLVAGGASAVTWTVSNDRISDEQASSDQARQIAAVLDAPDARVFERSLEPGGAATVVVSRERDRSVVLLRDLPDPGPGRIYELWLIRDAEPARSVGRLAEGVRATTTVIGPVAQAGTFGVSNEPVGGSVAPTRIVGTVELS; via the coding sequence ATGAACGCCGATGTTCACACCCTCGTTGGTGCGTACGTCCTCGACGCGGTCGACGACCTCGAGAGGGTGGCGTTCGAGCGGCACCTGGCCGAGTGCGAGCCGTGTCGCGTCGAGGTGGCCGAGCTGCGGGAGACCGTCACACGGCTCGCCGACGACACGGTCGTCGAGGCCACACCGCCGGGGCTGCGAGAGCGGACCCTCGCCCAGGCGGCCCGGACCCCGCAGCTGCGCGTCAGCGTCCCGGGTGCCAGCGACAGACGGCAGGCAGGCAGGTGGCGTCGGCTCACCGTGGCCGCCGCCGCAGCGGTCCTCGTGGCGGGTGGGGCGAGTGCGGTGACCTGGACCGTGAGCAACGATCGGATCAGCGACGAGCAGGCCAGCAGCGACCAGGCCCGGCAGATCGCCGCAGTGCTCGACGCCCCGGACGCCCGGGTGTTCGAGCGGTCGCTGGAGCCCGGCGGCGCCGCGACCGTGGTGGTGTCCCGTGAGCGCGACCGAAGTGTGGTGTTGCTGCGTGATCTGCCCGATCCCGGCCCCGGGCGGATCTACGAGCTGTGGCTCATCCGTGACGCCGAGCCGGCCCGCTCGGTGGGGCGACTCGCCGAGGGGGTCAGGGCGACAACCACGGTCATCGGTCCCGTCGCGCAGGCGGGCACGTTCGGGGTGTCCAACGAACCGGTCGGCGGCTCCGTCGCCCCCACCCGAATCGTGGGCACGGTCGAGCTGAGCTGA
- a CDS encoding N-acetylmannosamine-6-phosphate 2-epimerase, whose amino-acid sequence MNLLDDLAGGLVVSCQPLPDDPDDPMRDPYVQARVAAAVVRGGAVGVRVNGPDDVRAVRAAVDVPVIGLYKHGTAGVFITPTAAHALQVALAGADIVAIDATDRPRPDGRAFADTVRLLRERTDALILADVSTTAEGVAAVEAGADAVATTLSGYTPASPPTDGPDLGLVERLVALLPVPVIAEGRYRTTEQIGRAFEAGAHAVVMGNAVTSPLWITRRLVPATPRAASASTKME is encoded by the coding sequence GTGAACCTGCTCGACGACCTGGCCGGCGGGCTGGTGGTGTCCTGCCAACCGCTGCCCGACGACCCTGACGACCCGATGCGGGACCCGTACGTCCAGGCCCGGGTGGCGGCCGCGGTGGTACGCGGCGGCGCGGTCGGGGTCCGGGTCAACGGGCCGGACGACGTCCGAGCGGTACGCGCTGCCGTCGACGTTCCGGTGATCGGGCTGTACAAGCACGGCACGGCAGGCGTGTTCATCACCCCGACCGCGGCCCACGCGCTCCAGGTGGCGCTGGCCGGGGCGGACATCGTCGCGATCGACGCCACCGACCGCCCCCGACCGGACGGCCGCGCCTTCGCCGACACGGTCCGCCTGCTCCGCGAACGGACCGACGCACTGATCCTGGCCGACGTCTCCACCACGGCCGAGGGCGTCGCCGCCGTCGAGGCCGGGGCGGACGCCGTCGCCACCACACTGTCCGGTTACACCCCGGCCAGCCCACCGACTGACGGGCCCGACCTCGGGCTCGTGGAGCGACTCGTCGCACTGCTACCCGTGCCGGTGATCGCCGAAGGGCGGTACCGCACCACGGAACAGATCGGCCGGGCCTTCGAGGCGGGTGCGCACGCGGTGGTGATGGGCAACGCGGTCACCTCACCACTGTGGATCACCCGCCGGCTCGTGCCGGCCACCCCCCGCGCGGCGAGCGCCTCGACAAAGATGGAGTGA
- a CDS encoding class F sortase, which translates to MDTGDTPVPAGRRRGRFTLLAVVGILTVTAAVTIGLAVAGPDGEPPRPDASAAAPAANASPVPATKPGELTAGPLMASSTPRRVSIPSLKATAAIVTLGLQADGAMQVPDNATEVGWFTKAPAPGALGPAVLAGHVNWKGRRGTFFDLGKLAVGAGITVDRQDGSTAMFTVTKVEQYPKDRFPTDEVYGATNHAALRLITCGGEFDDTTQHYRDNVIVYARLAHAHPA; encoded by the coding sequence ATGGACACCGGCGATACACCAGTGCCGGCCGGCCGCCGTCGGGGGCGTTTCACGCTCCTGGCGGTGGTCGGCATCCTCACCGTGACGGCGGCCGTGACGATCGGTCTCGCCGTCGCCGGCCCGGACGGGGAGCCACCTCGACCCGACGCGTCCGCTGCGGCACCAGCCGCGAACGCGTCGCCCGTCCCGGCGACCAAGCCGGGCGAGTTGACCGCAGGGCCTCTGATGGCCAGCTCGACACCGAGGCGGGTGTCGATCCCGTCGCTGAAGGCCACCGCGGCGATCGTCACCCTCGGCCTGCAGGCCGACGGCGCGATGCAGGTGCCGGACAACGCCACCGAGGTCGGCTGGTTCACCAAGGCGCCGGCGCCCGGGGCGCTCGGCCCGGCCGTGCTGGCCGGCCACGTCAACTGGAAGGGCCGCCGGGGGACGTTCTTCGACCTGGGCAAGCTGGCCGTCGGCGCCGGGATCACGGTCGACCGTCAGGACGGCAGCACCGCGATGTTCACCGTCACGAAGGTCGAGCAGTATCCCAAGGACCGATTCCCGACCGATGAGGTGTACGGGGCGACCAACCACGCCGCGCTGCGCCTGATCACCTGCGGCGGAGAGTTCGACGACACCACGCAGCACTACCGCGACAATGTCATCGTCTACGCCCGCCTCGCGCACGCTCATCCCGCCTGA
- a CDS encoding serine/threonine-protein kinase — protein sequence MDDELLAGRYRRLLLIGDAATLGRVWLARDEVLDRHVALQQIAVPSWASDAERSRLQERTLGEVRGLAGLSHPGVVEMWDVLSTAGHLWLVMEHVPSRTLSEVVAADGPLAPTEVARVGLHLLAALGAAHAAGVVHRELRPQNVLLAEDGRVMLGGFGLSIFDSRSPAIISAGSLSTIQYVAPERARDGRSTPATDLWALGATLYLAAEGRPPWSRSSTLATLAALATEAPDRMSVLPLEPTITGLLLRNPRQRLSAQEARDRLEQVAAATVPIEPAPGPRPRRWRRTPAALRRPATPVFPIAQDGIDTTAIPVRASASRDRRTGWAFTGAVSGLVAVVAVVVTATGAVIGGLRGQDGTPAAAPGGAAAGAMKPTETAPPAHLCLDDAASNEAEPLQEPAAPLPNALPDGWAWHQDPIGFRLAVPVGWTRHTEGGTVCFRDPVQPQAIAVDPAAAVSSIPSTRWEAAEHEALKTGVLPGYQRISIGPVIRTGGAAEWEYTSDQAGGARLHARRLLVNDSKTRAYSLSWINLDSQWIATEPFQRLAFSSFRLD from the coding sequence ATGGATGACGAGCTGCTCGCCGGCCGGTACCGCAGGCTCCTGCTGATCGGGGACGCCGCGACCCTCGGACGCGTCTGGCTGGCACGCGACGAGGTGCTCGACCGGCACGTCGCGCTCCAGCAGATCGCTGTACCGAGTTGGGCGAGCGACGCCGAGCGGTCGCGGTTGCAGGAGCGCACGCTCGGCGAGGTTCGCGGACTGGCCGGGCTGAGCCATCCGGGCGTCGTGGAGATGTGGGACGTGCTGAGCACCGCCGGGCACCTGTGGCTCGTCATGGAACACGTACCTTCCAGGACGCTGTCCGAGGTGGTCGCCGCCGACGGCCCGCTGGCGCCGACCGAGGTAGCACGGGTCGGTCTGCACCTGCTCGCCGCTCTGGGCGCCGCCCACGCGGCGGGAGTGGTGCACCGGGAACTGCGCCCGCAGAACGTGCTGCTTGCCGAGGACGGGCGGGTCATGCTCGGCGGGTTCGGCTTGTCGATCTTCGACAGCCGCAGCCCGGCGATCATCAGCGCGGGGAGCCTGTCGACGATCCAGTACGTCGCACCGGAGCGCGCCCGCGACGGCAGGTCCACCCCCGCCACCGATCTGTGGGCACTCGGCGCGACGCTCTACCTGGCAGCGGAGGGCCGCCCACCGTGGAGCCGGTCGTCAACCCTGGCCACCCTCGCCGCACTGGCCACCGAGGCGCCCGACCGGATGAGCGTCCTGCCGCTCGAACCCACGATCACCGGCCTCCTGCTGCGTAACCCCCGTCAACGTCTGTCCGCGCAGGAGGCACGCGACCGACTCGAGCAGGTGGCTGCGGCAACCGTACCCATCGAGCCTGCGCCGGGGCCGCGGCCGCGCCGCTGGCGGCGCACGCCCGCCGCCCTACGTCGCCCCGCCACCCCGGTGTTCCCGATCGCGCAGGACGGAATCGACACCACGGCCATTCCAGTCAGAGCCTCGGCCAGCCGCGACCGGAGGACCGGCTGGGCATTCACTGGCGCCGTGTCGGGCCTGGTGGCGGTCGTGGCCGTTGTCGTCACGGCAACTGGCGCCGTGATCGGCGGCCTGCGCGGCCAGGACGGCACGCCAGCCGCCGCACCAGGTGGTGCGGCGGCCGGCGCGATGAAGCCGACCGAGACGGCGCCGCCCGCCCACCTCTGCCTGGACGATGCCGCCTCCAACGAGGCCGAGCCTCTGCAGGAGCCCGCCGCGCCGCTGCCGAACGCCTTGCCGGACGGGTGGGCATGGCATCAGGACCCGATCGGCTTCCGCTTGGCGGTGCCCGTGGGCTGGACTCGGCACACCGAAGGTGGGACGGTCTGCTTCCGCGACCCCGTGCAGCCGCAAGCCATCGCCGTCGACCCCGCCGCCGCGGTCTCCTCCATACCGTCGACGCGGTGGGAGGCAGCGGAGCACGAGGCGCTGAAGACGGGGGTGCTACCCGGCTACCAGAGGATCAGCATCGGGCCGGTCATCCGCACGGGTGGGGCCGCCGAATGGGAGTACACCTCCGACCAGGCCGGCGGCGCGCGGCTGCACGCCCGCCGACTGCTGGTCAACGACAGCAAGACCCGCGCCTACAGCCTGTCCTGGATCAACCTGGACAGCCAGTGGATCGCGACCGAACCCTTCCAACGACTAGCCTTCTCGAGCTTCCGCCTCGACTGA
- a CDS encoding M28 family peptidase, translated as MVVSGLLVRRLGGVAAVAVLLGTFAVATPAQATSSNNSVEKLTKSVTLSGVLRHLVALQAIASLNGGNRASGGPGYDRSADYVATMMRLAGYHVTRQPFQFNFCEDTGSSFVQNAPTPTTYADQVDYDVMDCSGNGTTTGLVVPVDLALTTPNSSTSGCEASDFTTAVNGNIALLQRGTCPFGQKVANAEAAGATGVILMNQGNTAAPDRQDLFLGTLGNPVGIPAISVSYPRGVAFNGTPNLNVTITTETIAEVRDTENVIAESRHGDPNEVVTVGAHLDSEPDTAGINDNGSGSAGILEVALQMRNIKTKNKVRFAWWGAEESNLVGSTFYVSNLTAEEQAKIALYLNFDMIGSPNYTFGVYDGDDSAGEGSGPGPVGSAQIEAVFQRFFASRSEATAAADFTGRSDYGPFIATGIPAGGLFTGAEVRKTEADVALWGGVAGAQYDPCYHAPCDSLAPERNGADADLYRQLRQEYRLFGNVNTFAIDTNADAIATAVATFAQDTSTIPARPAAAAVATRSAAVPMTAQGDWLQ; from the coding sequence ATGGTGGTGTCTGGGTTGTTAGTACGACGCCTTGGCGGCGTCGCCGCCGTGGCGGTGTTGCTGGGGACATTCGCCGTCGCCACACCCGCGCAGGCGACGTCCAGCAATAACAGTGTGGAGAAGCTGACCAAGTCCGTCACGCTCTCCGGCGTTCTGCGGCACCTCGTCGCACTTCAGGCGATCGCTTCGCTCAACGGCGGCAACCGCGCGTCCGGCGGGCCCGGATACGACCGCAGCGCCGACTACGTGGCGACGATGATGCGGCTCGCCGGATACCACGTGACCCGTCAACCGTTCCAGTTCAACTTCTGCGAGGACACCGGCTCGTCGTTCGTGCAGAACGCACCCACCCCGACGACCTACGCCGACCAAGTCGACTACGACGTGATGGACTGCTCGGGCAACGGCACCACCACCGGCCTGGTCGTGCCCGTCGACCTCGCCCTGACCACGCCGAACAGCAGCACCTCCGGGTGCGAGGCGAGCGACTTCACCACCGCGGTCAACGGCAACATCGCCCTGCTGCAACGCGGCACCTGCCCGTTCGGGCAGAAGGTCGCCAACGCCGAAGCAGCCGGGGCGACAGGCGTGATCCTCATGAACCAGGGCAACACCGCCGCTCCCGACCGCCAGGACCTCTTCCTCGGCACCTTGGGCAACCCGGTCGGCATCCCAGCCATCTCGGTGTCGTACCCCCGCGGGGTCGCGTTCAACGGCACGCCGAACCTCAACGTGACGATCACGACCGAGACCATCGCCGAGGTCCGTGACACCGAGAACGTCATCGCCGAGTCGCGGCACGGCGACCCGAACGAGGTCGTGACGGTCGGCGCCCACCTCGACTCCGAACCCGACACCGCCGGCATCAACGACAACGGGTCTGGCAGCGCCGGCATCCTCGAGGTCGCCCTCCAGATGCGCAACATCAAGACGAAGAACAAGGTCCGGTTCGCCTGGTGGGGCGCCGAGGAGTCCAACCTGGTCGGCTCGACGTTCTACGTCAGCAACCTGACGGCGGAAGAGCAGGCCAAGATCGCCCTCTACCTCAACTTCGACATGATCGGCTCGCCCAACTACACCTTCGGCGTGTATGACGGCGACGACTCGGCTGGCGAAGGCTCCGGTCCCGGACCGGTCGGCTCAGCCCAGATCGAGGCAGTCTTCCAGCGGTTCTTCGCGTCTCGCAGCGAGGCCACCGCCGCCGCGGACTTCACAGGCCGGTCCGACTACGGTCCGTTCATCGCGACCGGCATCCCGGCCGGTGGCCTCTTCACCGGGGCCGAGGTACGCAAGACCGAGGCGGACGTCGCGCTCTGGGGCGGTGTCGCCGGCGCCCAGTACGACCCGTGCTACCACGCGCCATGCGACAGCCTTGCGCCGGAACGCAACGGCGCCGACGCCGACCTCTACCGCCAACTCCGGCAGGAGTACCGCCTGTTCGGCAACGTCAACACATTCGCGATCGACACGAACGCTGACGCCATCGCGACCGCCGTCGCCACGTTCGCACAGGACACCTCCACCATCCCAGCCCGCCCGGCAGCGGCGGCAGTGGCGACCCGATCGGCGGCCGTCCCGATGACCGCTCAGGGCGACTGGCTCCAGTAA
- a CDS encoding sigma-70 family RNA polymerase sigma factor yields the protein MPRMSGDPEQARRLRSVPPDAVSPPSTDELLSRVARGDEAAFAMLYDAVAGRVLGLTRRVVRDPAQAEEVTQEVMVEVWRTAGRFDAGRGSASAWILTMAHRRAVDRVRAEQAHTNRASRVAATETHVPYDEVVEDVTARLEREQVRRCLGRLTPVQREAVTLAYYGGHTYREVAEKLQTPLPTVKTRMRDGLIRMRDCLGIEMEGRA from the coding sequence ATGCCGAGAATGAGCGGTGACCCGGAACAGGCGCGGCGGTTGCGGTCGGTGCCTCCGGACGCCGTGAGCCCGCCGAGCACCGACGAGTTGCTGTCTCGTGTGGCGCGTGGTGACGAGGCGGCGTTCGCGATGCTGTACGACGCTGTGGCGGGCAGGGTCCTCGGGCTGACCCGTCGCGTGGTGCGCGACCCGGCGCAGGCGGAGGAGGTGACGCAGGAGGTGATGGTCGAGGTGTGGCGCACCGCCGGCCGCTTCGACGCCGGTCGCGGCTCGGCCTCCGCGTGGATCCTCACCATGGCCCACCGCCGGGCGGTGGATCGGGTACGCGCCGAGCAGGCCCACACCAACCGCGCTTCGCGGGTCGCCGCGACCGAGACGCACGTTCCCTATGACGAGGTGGTCGAGGACGTCACCGCCCGATTGGAGCGGGAGCAGGTCCGTCGGTGCCTGGGCCGGTTGACGCCGGTCCAACGAGAGGCGGTGACCCTGGCCTACTACGGCGGCCACACCTACCGCGAGGTCGCCGAGAAGTTGCAGACGCCGCTGCCGACGGTGAAGACACGGATGCGTGACGGGCTGATCCGGATGCGCGACTGCCTGGGCATCGAGATGGAGGGACGGGCATGA
- a CDS encoding ROK family protein → MSEGAVVVALDLGGTGIKAALVRADGTSHYTERHATGADRGPAAVMETVLSVAGGLADKARADGLTPVAVGIAVPGVIDEVAGVAVWSANVGFRDVPLRDLAVARLGLPVALGHDVRVGGVAEARLGAGRGSRHVLFVAIGTGIASAHVVGGSAYAGAHGAAGELGHIVVRPGGPRCGCGQLGCLEAVASAAAVGRRYGELARTPATAADVAARAAAGEELAGQVWRDTVDALADGLLTGQTLYDAEVMVIGGGLAEAGSVLIDPLRAALRARLTFHREPRLARAALGDRAGSLGAALLALDYLEAS, encoded by the coding sequence GTGAGCGAAGGCGCGGTGGTCGTCGCGTTGGATCTGGGCGGTACTGGCATCAAGGCCGCGCTGGTCCGGGCCGATGGGACCAGCCATTACACCGAACGGCACGCCACCGGCGCTGATCGGGGTCCGGCGGCGGTCATGGAGACCGTTCTGTCCGTCGCCGGAGGGCTGGCCGACAAGGCCCGCGCCGATGGCTTGACTCCGGTGGCGGTGGGCATCGCGGTGCCCGGGGTGATCGACGAGGTTGCCGGCGTGGCGGTCTGGTCGGCGAACGTCGGCTTCCGGGACGTACCGTTGCGGGACCTGGCGGTCGCGCGGCTCGGGCTGCCTGTGGCGCTCGGGCACGACGTGCGGGTGGGCGGCGTGGCCGAGGCCCGGCTCGGCGCCGGGCGGGGTAGCCGGCACGTGCTCTTCGTCGCGATCGGCACCGGCATCGCCAGCGCTCACGTGGTCGGCGGGTCGGCTTACGCGGGCGCGCACGGCGCCGCTGGCGAACTGGGTCACATCGTTGTACGTCCCGGCGGGCCGCGCTGCGGCTGCGGCCAGCTCGGCTGCCTGGAGGCGGTCGCTTCGGCGGCCGCGGTCGGCCGACGTTACGGGGAACTGGCCCGTACTCCCGCTACCGCGGCCGATGTCGCCGCGCGGGCCGCCGCCGGGGAGGAACTCGCTGGGCAGGTGTGGCGCGACACGGTCGACGCGCTCGCCGACGGGCTCCTCACCGGACAGACGCTCTACGACGCGGAGGTGATGGTGATCGGCGGCGGGCTCGCCGAGGCTGGATCCGTTTTGATCGATCCGCTTCGGGCGGCGCTGCGCGCGCGGCTTACGTTTCACCGGGAGCCGCGGCTGGCGCGGGCCGCACTCGGCGACAGGGCCGGCAGCCTCGGCGCCGCCCTACTCGCGCTCGACTACCTGGAGGCGTCGTGA
- a CDS encoding ROK family protein has translation MTTPVVGIDIGGTKTAAALVDRVGQVLERREVPTPARSGPGAVLDAAARLATDLLGASTGPVGVGTAGTVDPATGGIRYATDSLPGWTGTPVADALAARLGRGVRVTNDVNAAALGECWAGAGRDRAHVLLVAVGTGLGGAVVRNGRVEAGVRGAAGEVGHLPAPGAERLRCGCGRYGHLEAIASGSGLAAAYSIETGTHVTGRTVADRAAAGDGVAQQVVERAGTVLGAALAGLVALLDPDAVLVTGGAAGALLPAASAAYSAEVPAGWADVPLLPATLGADAVVVGAARLAID, from the coding sequence ATGACGACACCGGTTGTCGGCATAGACATCGGCGGCACCAAGACGGCGGCCGCGCTGGTCGACCGGGTCGGGCAGGTGCTGGAGCGCCGCGAGGTGCCCACGCCTGCCCGGTCCGGGCCCGGGGCCGTGCTGGACGCCGCCGCCCGGCTGGCCACCGACCTGCTCGGCGCGAGCACCGGGCCGGTGGGCGTGGGCACCGCCGGCACGGTCGACCCCGCGACCGGCGGCATCCGGTACGCCACCGACAGCCTGCCCGGCTGGACGGGAACCCCGGTCGCCGACGCGTTGGCCGCCCGGCTGGGTCGAGGAGTGCGGGTCACCAACGACGTGAACGCCGCCGCGCTGGGCGAATGCTGGGCCGGCGCCGGACGGGACCGAGCCCATGTGCTGCTGGTGGCCGTCGGCACCGGGCTGGGCGGGGCGGTCGTCCGCAACGGCCGCGTCGAGGCCGGTGTCCGCGGCGCCGCCGGCGAGGTCGGGCATCTGCCGGCCCCGGGTGCCGAGCGGCTGCGGTGCGGGTGCGGCCGGTACGGGCACCTGGAGGCGATCGCCTCCGGCAGCGGGCTGGCCGCCGCGTACTCCATCGAGACCGGCACCCACGTCACCGGGCGGACCGTGGCGGACCGTGCCGCGGCCGGGGACGGTGTCGCCCAACAGGTCGTCGAGCGTGCCGGAACGGTTCTCGGCGCGGCCCTGGCGGGGTTGGTGGCCCTGCTCGACCCGGACGCTGTCCTGGTGACCGGCGGGGCGGCCGGCGCCCTGCTGCCCGCCGCGTCGGCGGCCTACTCGGCCGAGGTGCCCGCGGGCTGGGCCGACGTTCCGCTGCTGCCCGCCACGCTGGGCGCTGACGCCGTCGTGGTCGGCGCCGCCCGACTGGCCATCGACTGA